In Cynocephalus volans isolate mCynVol1 chromosome 3, mCynVol1.pri, whole genome shotgun sequence, one DNA window encodes the following:
- the LOC134372575 gene encoding mitochondrial proton/calcium exchanger protein-like: protein MAPIFLKSCHCPAPASLAPPGAVAPRISSGDRARLSRANTLGLRSGATVPFGCRASVHLVYPSFRGHHLSSWPPSPLRGWRMVAITPCLVVRRPQDLPVRCWHSSLPLGDDSVVKSPKSLKDNKKLEEGGPVYSPPVEAAVKKSIRQRVLDGLKHYYHGFRLLWIDSRIAARTLWRILQGHTLIRREHRQFVRVCADLFRLVPLLVFVVVPFMEFLLPIAVKLFPNMLPSTFETQSVKEERLKKQLRVKLELAKFLQDTMEEMAMKNKAAKGSAAKDFFVFFQKIRETGENPSNEEIMRFSKLFEDELTLDNLTQAQLVALCELLELQTIGTSNFLRFQLTMRLRSIKADDKLIAEEGVDSLNIMELQSACRARGMRALGVAEDRLRAQLKQWLDLHLHQEIPTSLLLLSRAMYLPDTLSPADQLKSTLQTLPEIIVKGAQVKVAEVEGGPVDNQAKLEATLHEEVAIQQEHQEEKLQKLSQVLKKVAEAAPERAVAEQQPEMPDVILPSEDLKDTAPLLEVLNEKEITKEEIDILSDACSKLKEQKKSLTKEKEELQLLKEDVQDYSEDLQEIKKELSKTSGKKYVEKSKASKRLTKRVQQLIGQIDGLISQLETVQSTSKLGPAEGSPAGENIISITDFINSMKQVKDIPEKKLISLASTLDKNKDGKINMDSLIKVIELVDKEDVHISTSQVAEIVAMLEKEEKVEEKKKAKEKAEEEAVEVKN from the coding sequence ATGGCGCCCATCTTCCTGAAGAGCTGCCACTGCCCGGCGCCCGCCAGCCTCGCACCGCCCGGCGCCGTGGCCCCAAGAATTAGTTCGGGGGATCGTGCTCGTCTCAGTCGTGCCAATACCTTGGGGCTGAGAAGTGGCGCGACTGTTCCATTTGGCTGCAGGGCGTCCGTGCACCTTGTGTACCCCTCCTTCAGAGGCCATCACCTCAGCAGTTGGCCTCCGAGTCCCCTCCGAGGCTGGCGCATGGTGGCGATTACACCATGTTTGGTTGTCAGACGACCTCAGGACCTTCCTGTGCGCTGCTGGCACTCGTCGCTCCCCCTTGGCGATGACTCTGTAGTGAAGTCCCCCAAGTCCCTCAAGGATAACAAAAAGCTGGAGGAGGGTGGCCCCGTGTACAGCCCCCCCGTGGAGGCGGCAGTGAAGAAGTCCATCAGGCAGAGGGTCCTGGACGGGCTGAAGCACTACTACCACGGCTTCCGCCTGCTCTGGATCGACAGCAGGATCGCTGCCCGCACGCTCTGGAGGATTCTCCAGGGCCACACCCTGATCCGCCGGGAGCACAGGCAGTTTGTCCGGGTCTGCGCCGACCTCTTCCGCCTTGTTCCGCTCCTTGTCTTCGTGGTGGTGCCGTTCATGGAGTTTCTGTTGCCCATCGCTGTGAAGCTCTTTCCTAACATGTTGCCATCCACATTTGAGACCCAGTCCGTCAAGGAGGAGAGGCTGAAGAAGCAGCTGCGGGTCAAGCTGGAGCTGGCCAAGTTTCTCCAGGACACCATGGAGGAGATGGCCATGAAGAACAAAGCAGCCAAGGGGAGCGCCGCCAAAgacttctttgtgtttttccagAAGATTAGAGAGACGGGGGAAAACCCCAGCAACGAGGAAATCATGCgtttttccaaattatttgaaGATGAGCTGACCCTGGATAACCTCACGCAGGCACAGTTAGTTGCACTGTGTGAGCTGCTAGAGCTCCAGACCATAGGCACCAGCAACTTCCTGCGCTTCCAGCTCACCATGAGGCTGAGGTCCATAAAGGCTGATGACAAGCTGATTGCTGAAGAAGGAGTGGACAGCCTGAACATCATGGAATTGCAGTCGGCGTGCCGGGCTCGAGGCATGCGGGCGCTCGGGGTCGCGGAAGACCGTCTGAGGGCCCAGCTAAAGCAGTGGCTGGATCTACACCTGCATCAGGAGATCCCCACATCACTGCTCCTATTGTCCCGAGCCATGTACCTCCCAGACACCCTTTCGCCTGCAGACCAGCTCAAATCCACGTTGCAGACCCTTCCAGAGATCATAGTGAAGGGAGCCCAGGTGAAAGTGGCTGAGGTTGAAGGTGGCCCAGTGGACAACCAGGCAAAGCTGGAGGCCACACTACATGAGGAGGTGGCCATCCAGCAGGAGCACCAGGAGGAGAAACTACAGAAGCTCTCCCAAGTGTTAAAGAAAGTGGCAGAAGCTGCCCCTGAGAGGGCAGTGGCTGAACAGCAGCCAGAAATGCCAGATGTGATCCTGCCATCAGAGGACCTGAAGGACACTGCCCCTCTGCTGGAGGTCttgaatgaaaaggaaataactaAGGAAGAAATTGACATACTCAGTGATGCCTGTTCTAAACTGAAGGAGCAAAAGAAGTCACTAACcaaggagaaggaggagctgCAGCTGCTGAAGGAAGACGTCCAGGACTACAGTGAGGACTTGCAAGAGATCAAGAAGGAACTTTCAAAGACCAGTggaaaaaaatatgtggaaaaatCTAAAGCCAGCAAGAGATTGACAAAGAGAGTGCAGCAGTTAATCGGGCAGATAGATGGCCTGATCTCACAGCTGGAGACAGTTCAGAGCACCAGCAAGCTGGGCCCAGCAGAGGGCTCACCTGCGGGAGAGAACATCATCAGTATCACAGATTTCATCAACTCCATGAAGCAAGTCAAGGACATTCCAGAAAAGAAGCTGATCAGCTTGGCCTCAACACTGGATAAAAATAAGGATGGCAAGATCAACATGGACAGCCTCATCAAGGTGATTGAGCTGGTGGACAAAGAAGATGTTCACATCTCCACCAGCCAGGTGGCTGAGATTGTGGCAATgctggagaaggaggagaaggtgGAGGAGAAGAAGAAGGCTAAGGAAAAGGCTGAGGAGGAAGCTGTAGAAGTGAAGAATTAG